In one Streptomyces sp. NBC_00597 genomic region, the following are encoded:
- the rpsO gene encoding 30S ribosomal protein S15 has protein sequence MSLDAATKKQIIAEFGAKEGDTGSPEVQVAMLSKRISDLTEHLKTHKHDHHSRRGLLILVGQRRRLLQYLAKKDIQRFRALVERLGIRRGAAGVK, from the coding sequence GTGTCGCTCGACGCCGCTACGAAGAAGCAGATCATCGCCGAGTTTGGTGCCAAGGAGGGCGACACCGGCTCCCCCGAGGTCCAGGTCGCCATGCTGTCCAAGCGCATCTCGGACCTGACCGAGCACCTCAAGACCCACAAGCACGACCACCACTCCCGTCGTGGTCTGCTGATCCTGGTCGGCCAGCGTCGCCGCCTGCTGCAGTACCTGGCCAAGAAGGACATCCAGCGCTTCCGTGCTCTGGTCGAGCGCCTCGGCATCCGCCGCGGTGCGGCCGGCGTCAAGTAA
- the eccCa gene encoding type VII secretion protein EccCa, whose protein sequence is MSQIVVKRPPRSLPPEVPSDELRLEAPPELPRGQQEGMLMQLLPMLGMGSSVVFFFMPGAAPFMRIMGVLMLVSTVGMVLAQLVRHRRGTQGQMADVRRDYLKYLAQTRRQVRRTARAQRDAQLYLHPAPEQLWSVVAEGSRLWERRVGDEDFGQARLGLGAQRLSTPLVAPDTAPVDELEPLTAGAMQRFLKVHSSLDGLPVAVSLRAFYHVAVSGEPESARGAARALVAQLATLHSPEDLVVAVVAAPGAVPSWDWTKWLPHTQVPGQVDGAGTKRLFSDDLTELEGLLAPRLEGRPRFSRDVSPVLDQPHLVVVLDANSRGGLVPPDSAFAAAEGLQGVTIVEVVAGELDEPRGGLSVVVRPGRLRLESGGGIAWEGVPDTLSLPAAEALARQLAPLRTGGGDDDEPLLANLDFTDLLNLGDAASIDVARTWRPRSAGERLRVPIGVGEDGTPVMLDLKEAAQEGMGPHGLCVGATGSGKSELLRTLVLGLAVTHTSETLNFVLADFKGGATFTGMGQMPHVAAVITNLADDLTLVDRMGDSIRGELQRRQELLRSAGNYANIHDYEKARAAGAPLEPLASLVLVIDEFSELLTAKPDFIDMFIQIGRIGRSLGVHLLLASQRLEEGKLRGLDTYLSYRIGLRTFSAAESRTAIGVPDAYHLPSVPGSGYLKFGTDEMTRFKAAYVSGTYRSSGPDLSVGLFPVERRPALFTAVPVPVVYAAPDPAYLAAQAEKEDDALADTVLDVIVGRLEGQGVPAHQVWLPPLDQAPPLDQLLPALAPSTERGLHAEGYTRPGGLVVPLGLIDKPFEQRREVLYRDFSGAAGHMMVVGGPQSGKSTLMRTLISSFALTHTPREVQFYGLDFGGGSMSSIAELPHVGGIASRLDPERVRRTVAEVGGILNRREEFFRANNIDSIGTYRRRRAAGDLPGEAWGDVFLVIDGWGGFRTEYEGLEPVVTDIASRGLGYGIHVVITAARYMEVRAALKDQMLNRLELRLGDVMDSEFDRKVAANVPTGMPGRGQVAEKLHFLGALPRIDGAHDPEDLSEATAAFVSAVKQNWAGAAAPGVRLLPRLLHADQLPRGGDQPGRGLAIGIDETDLEPVFVDFESDPFFLVFGESESGKTNLLRLICQQIAERYTPDQARLVVGDYRRSLLGALPEEHLLEYAPMASSLQTHMEALGGVFSRRQPPTDVTPQQLRDRSWWTGPDVFIIIDDYDLVATSQGNPLAPLVEFLPFARDTGVRFIIARNSAGASRSLYEPFMQRFKELGAQGVVLSGDPSEGDLIGNVRPRPMPPGRAYFSSRKRGTSLVQLGRMPGM, encoded by the coding sequence GTGAGTCAGATCGTCGTCAAACGCCCGCCGCGGTCCTTGCCGCCCGAAGTCCCTTCGGACGAGCTGAGGCTGGAGGCTCCGCCGGAGCTCCCGCGGGGGCAGCAGGAGGGCATGCTGATGCAGCTCCTGCCGATGCTCGGCATGGGCTCGTCGGTCGTCTTCTTCTTCATGCCGGGTGCGGCGCCCTTCATGCGCATCATGGGTGTGCTGATGCTGGTGTCCACGGTGGGCATGGTCCTGGCCCAGCTGGTGCGCCACCGGCGCGGTACGCAGGGGCAAATGGCCGACGTGCGCCGGGACTATCTGAAATATCTGGCGCAGACCCGCCGTCAGGTCCGCAGGACGGCGCGGGCGCAGCGCGACGCGCAGCTGTATCTGCACCCGGCTCCCGAGCAGTTGTGGTCGGTGGTGGCCGAGGGTTCGCGGCTGTGGGAGCGGCGCGTCGGCGACGAGGACTTCGGGCAGGCCCGGCTCGGGCTGGGCGCGCAGCGCCTGTCGACTCCGCTGGTGGCGCCGGACACGGCGCCGGTGGACGAGTTGGAGCCGCTGACCGCCGGTGCGATGCAGCGTTTCCTGAAGGTGCACTCCTCGCTGGACGGGCTGCCGGTGGCGGTGTCGTTGCGGGCGTTCTACCACGTGGCGGTGTCCGGGGAGCCGGAGTCGGCGCGCGGGGCGGCGCGGGCTCTGGTGGCGCAGCTGGCGACGCTGCACTCCCCGGAGGACCTGGTGGTGGCCGTGGTGGCCGCGCCGGGCGCGGTGCCCTCGTGGGACTGGACGAAGTGGCTGCCGCACACGCAGGTGCCGGGGCAGGTCGACGGGGCCGGTACGAAGCGGCTGTTCAGCGATGACCTGACCGAGCTGGAGGGGCTGCTGGCTCCCCGGTTGGAGGGGCGGCCGCGGTTCAGCCGGGACGTGTCCCCGGTGCTGGACCAGCCGCACCTGGTCGTCGTGCTGGACGCCAACTCCCGCGGCGGCCTCGTGCCGCCGGACTCGGCGTTCGCGGCGGCCGAGGGGCTGCAGGGCGTGACCATCGTCGAGGTGGTCGCGGGCGAGCTGGACGAGCCGCGCGGCGGGCTGTCGGTCGTGGTGCGGCCGGGCCGGCTGCGGCTGGAGTCGGGCGGGGGGATCGCGTGGGAGGGCGTGCCGGACACGCTGTCGCTGCCCGCGGCGGAGGCGCTCGCGCGACAGCTGGCGCCGCTGCGCACGGGTGGTGGCGACGACGACGAACCGCTGCTGGCCAACCTGGACTTCACGGATCTGCTGAACCTGGGCGACGCGGCCTCGATCGACGTGGCCCGGACCTGGCGACCGCGCTCCGCCGGTGAGCGGCTGCGCGTGCCGATCGGTGTGGGCGAGGACGGCACGCCGGTCATGCTGGACCTGAAGGAGGCGGCGCAGGAGGGCATGGGCCCGCACGGCCTGTGCGTGGGTGCGACCGGATCCGGCAAGTCGGAGCTGCTGCGCACGCTGGTGCTGGGCCTGGCGGTCACGCACACCTCGGAGACGCTGAACTTCGTCCTCGCGGACTTCAAGGGTGGTGCGACCTTCACGGGCATGGGGCAGATGCCGCACGTGGCCGCGGTCATCACCAACCTGGCGGACGACCTCACCCTCGTCGACCGCATGGGCGACTCGATCCGCGGCGAGCTCCAGCGCCGCCAGGAGCTGCTGCGCTCGGCGGGCAACTACGCGAACATCCACGACTACGAGAAGGCGCGCGCGGCGGGTGCCCCGCTGGAGCCGCTGGCTTCGCTGGTGCTGGTCATCGACGAGTTCAGCGAGCTGCTCACCGCGAAGCCCGACTTCATCGACATGTTCATCCAGATCGGCCGCATCGGCCGTTCGCTGGGCGTGCACCTGCTGCTGGCCTCGCAGCGCCTGGAGGAGGGCAAGCTGCGCGGGCTGGACACGTACCTGTCGTACCGGATCGGTCTGCGGACCTTCTCGGCGGCGGAGTCGCGCACGGCGATCGGCGTGCCGGACGCGTACCACCTGCCGTCGGTGCCGGGTTCGGGCTACCTGAAGTTCGGTACGGACGAGATGACGCGCTTCAAGGCGGCGTACGTCTCGGGCACCTACCGTTCGAGCGGGCCTGACCTGTCGGTCGGCCTGTTCCCGGTGGAGCGGCGGCCCGCGCTGTTCACGGCGGTGCCGGTGCCGGTCGTGTACGCGGCGCCGGACCCGGCGTACCTGGCGGCGCAGGCGGAGAAGGAGGACGACGCCCTCGCGGACACGGTGCTGGACGTGATCGTGGGCCGGCTGGAGGGCCAGGGGGTGCCGGCGCACCAGGTGTGGCTGCCGCCGCTCGACCAGGCCCCGCCGCTGGACCAGTTGCTGCCCGCGTTGGCGCCGTCGACGGAGCGGGGTCTGCACGCGGAGGGGTACACGCGGCCCGGCGGGCTCGTCGTGCCGCTCGGCCTGATCGACAAGCCGTTCGAGCAGCGGCGCGAGGTGCTGTACCGGGACTTCTCGGGTGCGGCGGGCCACATGATGGTCGTCGGCGGTCCGCAGTCGGGCAAGTCGACGCTGATGCGGACGCTGATCTCCTCGTTCGCGCTGACGCACACCCCGCGCGAGGTGCAGTTCTACGGGCTGGACTTCGGTGGCGGCAGCATGTCGTCGATCGCCGAGCTGCCGCACGTCGGCGGGATCGCCTCGCGCCTGGACCCGGAACGGGTGCGGCGTACGGTCGCCGAGGTGGGCGGCATCCTCAACCGCCGCGAGGAGTTCTTCCGCGCGAACAACATCGACTCGATCGGCACCTACCGGCGGCGGCGGGCGGCGGGCGACCTGCCCGGCGAGGCGTGGGGCGACGTGTTCCTCGTCATCGACGGCTGGGGCGGCTTCCGGACCGAGTACGAGGGCCTTGAGCCGGTGGTCACGGACATCGCCTCGCGCGGTCTGGGCTACGGCATCCACGTGGTGATCACGGCGGCGCGGTACATGGAGGTACGGGCCGCGCTCAAGGACCAGATGCTGAACCGGCTGGAGCTGCGGCTCGGCGACGTCATGGACTCCGAGTTCGACCGCAAGGTCGCGGCGAACGTGCCGACCGGGATGCCGGGCCGCGGCCAGGTGGCGGAGAAGCTGCACTTCCTGGGCGCGCTGCCGCGGATCGACGGAGCGCACGACCCGGAGGACCTGTCGGAGGCCACGGCCGCCTTCGTGTCGGCGGTCAAGCAGAACTGGGCGGGGGCCGCGGCTCCCGGCGTACGGCTGCTGCCGCGGCTGCTGCACGCCGACCAGCTGCCCCGGGGCGGGGACCAGCCCGGCCGCGGGCTGGCCATAGGCATCGACGAGACGGACCTGGAGCCCGTGTTCGTCGACTTCGAGAGCGACCCGTTCTTCCTCGTGTTCGGCGAGAGCGAGTCCGGCAAGACGAACCTGCTGCGGCTGATCTGCCAGCAGATCGCGGAGCGGTACACCCCGGACCAGGCCCGCCTCGTCGTCGGCGACTACCGGCGCAGCCTGCTCGGGGCACTGCCGGAGGAGCACCTGCTGGAGTACGCGCCGATGGCGAGCTCCCTGCAAACGCACATGGAAGCGCTGGGCGGCGTGTTCTCGCGGCGGCAGCCGCCGACCGACGTCACCCCGCAGCAGCTGCGCGACCGCAGCTGGTGGACCGGCCCGGACGTGTTCATCATCATCGACGACTACGACCTGGTGGCCACGAGCCAGGGCAATCCCCTGGCCCCGCTGGTGGAGTTCCTGCCGTTCGCCCGTGACACGGGTGTGCGCTTCATCATCGCGCGCAACTCGGCCGGTGCCTCGCGCTCGCTGTACGAGCCGTTCATGCAGCGCTTCAAGGAGCTCGGCGCGCAGGGCGTGGTCCTGTCGGGCGATCCGTCCGAGGGTGACCTGATCGGCAACGTCCGGCCCCGGCCGATGCCGCCGGGCCGGGCGTACTTCTCCTCGCGCAAGCGGGGCACGTCCCTCGTGCAGCTGGGACGGATGCCGGGGATGTAG
- a CDS encoding polyribonucleotide nucleotidyltransferase — MENETHYAEAVIDNGSFGTRTIRFETGRLARQAAGSAVAYLDDDTMVLSATTASKKPKDQLDFFPLTVDVEERQYAAGKIPGSFFRREGRPSEDAILTCRLIDRPLRPSFKKGLRNEIQVVATIMALNPDHLYDVIAINAASASTQLAGLPFSGPIGGVRVALIRGQWVAFPTHTELEDAVFDMVVAGRVLEDGDVAIMMVEAEATDKTIALVKDGAEAPTEEIVAAGLDASKPFIKALCKAQSDLAAKAAKPEGEFPVFLDYQDDVYEALAAAVKGELSQALTIAGKQDREAELDRVKEIAAEKLLPAFEGREKEISAAYRSLTKALVRERVIKDKVRIDGRGITDIRTLAAEVEAIPRVHGSALFERGETQILGVTTLNMLRMEQQLDTLSPVTRKRYMHNYNFPPYSVGETGRVGSPKRREIGHGALAERAIVPVLPTREEFPYAIRQVSEALGSNGSTSMGSVCASTMSLLNAGVPLKAPVAGIAMGLISQEIDGKTHYVALTDILGAEDAFGDMDFKVAGTKEFVTALQLDTKLDGIPASVLAAALKQARDARLHILDVMMEAIDTPDAMSPFAPRIITVKIPVDKIGEVIGPKGKMINQIQEDTGAEITIEDDGTIYIGASDGPAAEAARATINAIANPTMPEVGERYLGTVVKTTTFGAFVSLMPGKDGLLHISQIRKLAGGKRVENVEDVLAVGTKVQVEIAEIDQRGKLSLVPVIDGEAAGDDADKDDSDK, encoded by the coding sequence GTGGAGAACGAGACCCACTACGCCGAGGCCGTCATTGACAACGGTTCCTTCGGCACCCGCACCATCCGCTTCGAGACGGGCCGTCTGGCCCGCCAGGCCGCCGGCTCCGCCGTTGCCTACCTGGACGACGACACGATGGTGCTTTCCGCCACCACCGCGTCGAAGAAGCCCAAGGACCAGCTCGACTTCTTCCCCCTGACGGTGGACGTCGAGGAGCGGCAGTACGCGGCCGGCAAGATCCCCGGCTCCTTCTTCCGCCGCGAGGGCCGGCCCTCCGAGGACGCGATCCTCACCTGCCGCCTGATCGACCGCCCGCTGCGCCCGTCCTTCAAGAAGGGCCTGCGCAACGAGATCCAGGTCGTCGCCACCATCATGGCGCTGAACCCGGACCACCTGTACGACGTCATCGCGATCAACGCCGCGTCCGCGTCCACCCAGCTGGCCGGCCTGCCCTTCTCCGGCCCGATCGGCGGCGTCCGCGTCGCGCTGATCCGCGGCCAGTGGGTGGCCTTCCCGACGCACACCGAGCTTGAGGACGCAGTCTTCGACATGGTCGTCGCGGGCCGCGTCCTGGAGGACGGCGACGTCGCGATCATGATGGTCGAGGCCGAGGCCACCGACAAGACCATCGCCCTGGTCAAGGACGGCGCCGAGGCGCCGACCGAGGAGATCGTGGCTGCCGGCCTCGACGCCTCGAAGCCCTTCATCAAGGCCCTCTGCAAGGCCCAGTCGGACCTGGCCGCCAAGGCCGCCAAGCCCGAGGGCGAGTTCCCGGTCTTCCTGGACTACCAGGACGACGTGTACGAGGCCCTCGCGGCCGCCGTCAAGGGCGAGCTCTCCCAGGCGCTGACCATCGCGGGCAAGCAGGACCGCGAGGCCGAGCTGGACCGCGTCAAGGAGATCGCCGCCGAGAAGCTCCTCCCGGCCTTCGAGGGCCGCGAGAAGGAGATCTCCGCCGCCTACCGCAGCCTGACCAAGGCCCTGGTGCGCGAGCGCGTCATCAAGGACAAGGTCCGCATCGACGGCCGCGGGATCACGGACATCCGTACCCTCGCCGCCGAGGTCGAGGCCATCCCGCGCGTGCACGGCTCGGCGCTGTTCGAGCGTGGCGAGACCCAGATCCTGGGCGTCACCACCCTCAACATGCTCCGCATGGAGCAGCAGCTGGACACCCTTTCCCCGGTGACCCGCAAGCGCTACATGCACAACTACAACTTCCCGCCGTACTCCGTCGGTGAGACCGGCCGCGTGGGCTCGCCCAAGCGCCGCGAGATCGGCCACGGCGCGCTCGCCGAGCGCGCGATCGTGCCGGTCCTCCCGACCCGCGAGGAGTTCCCGTACGCGATCCGTCAGGTGTCCGAGGCCCTCGGCTCCAACGGTTCGACGTCCATGGGCTCGGTCTGCGCCTCCACCATGTCGCTGCTGAACGCCGGTGTGCCGCTGAAGGCCCCCGTCGCCGGTATCGCCATGGGCCTGATCTCCCAGGAGATCGACGGCAAGACGCACTACGTCGCCCTCACCGACATCCTCGGTGCGGAGGACGCCTTCGGCGACATGGACTTCAAGGTCGCCGGCACCAAGGAGTTCGTGACCGCCCTCCAGCTGGACACCAAGCTGGACGGCATCCCGGCCTCCGTCCTGGCCGCGGCCCTCAAGCAGGCCCGCGACGCCCGCCTCCACATCCTCGACGTGATGATGGAAGCGATCGACACGCCGGACGCCATGTCCCCGTTCGCCCCGCGGATCATCACCGTCAAGATCCCGGTGGACAAGATCGGTGAGGTCATCGGCCCCAAGGGCAAGATGATCAACCAGATCCAGGAGGACACCGGCGCCGAGATCACGATCGAGGACGACGGCACCATCTACATCGGTGCCTCCGACGGCCCGGCCGCCGAGGCCGCCCGCGCCACGATCAACGCGATCGCCAACCCGACCATGCCGGAGGTCGGCGAGCGCTACCTGGGTACGGTCGTCAAGACCACCACCTTCGGTGCCTTCGTCTCCCTCATGCCGGGCAAGGACGGCCTGCTGCACATCTCGCAGATCCGCAAGCTCGCCGGTGGCAAGCGCGTGGAGAACGTCGAGGACGTGCTCGCGGTCGGCACCAAGGTCCAGGTCGAGATCGCCGAGATCGACCAGCGCGGCAAGCTCTCGCTGGTCCCCGTGATCGACGGCGAGGCCGCCGGTGACGACGCTGACAAGGACGACTCCGACAAGTGA
- the eccD gene encoding type VII secretion integral membrane protein EccD, with amino-acid sequence MSTAAATGFCRVTVVAPDSRIDVALPEDIAVADVYPELLRLTGQTQPVGAPTGFHLVRRDGTVLDGARTLAAQQVLDGEVLSLRPFAESLPPAVFDDVSDAVASAVVRDRHRWSDDMLRGAGLAGAALLLVLLGFVLWYADPVRHDMHGLPGIIAGATGVLLTAAAGVRARVYRDRGSAVALGLGALPHLLIAGSGIIAAAAGDGPGRLQFLLGCVCVLVASVALVALTPNGDAPFVAATFLATTGTLATFVAIVTEASATATAAVCAPVAIGLVAFLPGLSARFARLPIGYAAPQSATDEYIDYAGTPDRYETEPYGDPSTPEQHEAGTPLDAEAIAAQARRGHEMLLGLVGGCAAVAVGSAAVLGFSDNTWGRLLALATGLAMLLRARLFRYTSQVVCTLVAGLAAIALLILGLALHPPVDLVRELVQYHDRGGLDLRTIWLSAAVAAGAALLAGIALVIPRKGLSPFWGRLLDLTEAAVLLSLVPLALAVLDVYARARALTS; translated from the coding sequence GTGAGTACGGCCGCAGCGACGGGTTTCTGCAGGGTCACCGTCGTGGCTCCCGACAGCCGCATCGACGTCGCCCTCCCCGAGGACATCGCCGTCGCCGACGTCTACCCCGAACTCCTGCGCCTCACCGGGCAGACCCAGCCCGTCGGCGCCCCCACCGGCTTCCACCTGGTCCGCCGCGACGGAACGGTCCTCGACGGCGCCCGCACCCTCGCTGCCCAGCAGGTCCTCGACGGCGAGGTGCTCAGCCTTCGCCCGTTCGCAGAGTCGCTGCCGCCCGCCGTCTTCGACGACGTCTCCGACGCCGTCGCCTCGGCCGTCGTCCGCGACCGCCACCGCTGGAGCGACGACATGCTGCGCGGCGCGGGCCTGGCCGGCGCCGCCCTGCTGCTCGTCCTGCTCGGCTTCGTCCTCTGGTACGCCGACCCGGTCCGCCACGACATGCACGGACTGCCCGGCATCATCGCCGGCGCCACGGGCGTGCTCCTGACCGCCGCCGCCGGAGTGCGCGCCCGGGTCTACCGCGACCGCGGCTCCGCCGTCGCCCTCGGCCTCGGCGCCCTCCCGCACCTGCTGATCGCCGGCTCCGGCATCATCGCCGCGGCCGCCGGCGATGGACCCGGCCGGCTGCAGTTCCTGCTCGGCTGCGTCTGCGTCCTGGTCGCCTCCGTCGCCCTGGTCGCGCTCACCCCCAACGGGGACGCCCCCTTCGTCGCGGCCACCTTCCTCGCCACCACCGGCACCCTGGCCACCTTCGTCGCCATCGTCACCGAGGCCTCCGCCACCGCGACCGCCGCCGTCTGCGCCCCCGTCGCCATCGGACTCGTCGCCTTCCTGCCCGGCCTCTCCGCCCGCTTCGCCCGGCTGCCCATCGGCTACGCCGCCCCGCAGAGCGCCACCGATGAGTACATCGACTACGCAGGGACCCCGGACCGCTACGAGACCGAGCCGTACGGCGACCCCTCGACCCCCGAGCAGCACGAGGCGGGCACCCCGCTCGACGCCGAGGCCATCGCGGCCCAGGCCCGCCGCGGCCACGAGATGCTGCTCGGCCTGGTGGGCGGCTGCGCCGCGGTCGCCGTCGGTTCCGCCGCCGTCCTCGGCTTCTCCGACAACACCTGGGGCCGACTGCTGGCCCTCGCCACCGGGCTGGCCATGCTGCTGCGCGCCCGGCTCTTCCGCTACACCTCCCAGGTCGTGTGCACCCTGGTCGCCGGCCTGGCCGCCATCGCCCTGCTGATCCTGGGCCTGGCCCTGCACCCGCCGGTCGACCTGGTCCGGGAGCTCGTCCAGTACCACGACCGCGGCGGCCTGGACCTCCGTACGATCTGGCTCTCCGCCGCCGTCGCCGCCGGCGCGGCCCTCCTCGCGGGAATTGCGCTTGTCATCCCCCGCAAGGGCCTGTCACCCTTCTGGGGACGGCTGCTCGACCTCACCGAGGCGGCAGTACTGCTCAGTCTCGTCCCGTTGGCACTCGCCGTGCTGGACGTGTACGCCCGGGCCCGCGCTCTCACCAGCTGA
- a CDS encoding pitrilysin family protein codes for MTSRSSRVTARPSSEGRAVARTQTLLKGENGIGTVRRTVLPGGLRIVTETLPSVRSATFGIWAHVGSRDETPTLNGATHYLEHLLFKGTHKRSALDISSAIDAVGGEMNAFTAKEYTCYYARVLDTDLPLAIDVVCDMLTGSLIREEDVDAERGVILEEIAMTEDDPGDCVHDLFAHTMYGDTPLGRPVLGTVDTINALGADRIRRFYKKHYDPRHLVVAAAGNVDHNKVVRQVRAAFEKAGALTHTDAEPIGPRSGAKRIRTSGRVDLVGRKTEQAHVVLGMPGLARTDERRWALGVLNTALGGGMSSRLFQEVREKRGLAYSVYSYTSGFADTGLFGVYAGCRPSQVHDVLRICRGELDKVVSEGLTDEEIKRAIGQLSGSTVLGLEDTGAIMNRIGKSELCWGDQMSVDDMLARIAAVTPDDVRSVARDVLAQRPSLAVIGPLKEKQAARLDEAVA; via the coding sequence GTGACGTCGCGTAGTTCCCGTGTGACGGCCCGCCCCTCTTCGGAGGGGCGGGCCGTCGCCCGTACCCAAACCCTCCTCAAGGGGGAGAACGGCATCGGCACCGTCCGGCGCACCGTCCTCCCCGGCGGACTGCGCATCGTCACCGAGACGCTGCCCTCGGTCCGCTCCGCCACCTTCGGCATCTGGGCGCACGTGGGCTCCCGGGACGAGACGCCCACGCTCAACGGTGCCACGCACTACCTGGAGCACCTCCTCTTCAAGGGCACGCACAAGCGCAGCGCCCTCGACATCTCCTCCGCGATCGACGCGGTCGGCGGCGAGATGAACGCCTTCACGGCGAAGGAGTACACCTGCTACTACGCCCGGGTGCTCGACACCGACCTGCCGCTGGCCATCGACGTCGTCTGCGACATGCTCACCGGCTCGCTGATCCGCGAGGAGGACGTCGACGCCGAGCGCGGCGTCATCCTCGAAGAGATCGCGATGACCGAGGACGACCCGGGCGACTGCGTGCACGACCTGTTCGCGCACACGATGTACGGCGACACCCCGCTGGGCCGTCCCGTCCTGGGCACCGTCGACACGATCAACGCCCTCGGCGCCGACCGGATCCGCCGCTTCTACAAGAAGCACTACGACCCCCGCCACCTGGTGGTCGCCGCGGCCGGCAACGTCGACCACAACAAGGTCGTCCGCCAGGTCCGTGCCGCCTTCGAGAAGGCCGGGGCCCTCACCCACACCGACGCCGAGCCGATCGGCCCGCGCTCCGGAGCCAAGCGCATCCGCACCTCCGGCCGCGTCGACCTAGTGGGCCGCAAGACCGAGCAGGCCCACGTGGTCCTCGGCATGCCCGGCCTCGCCCGCACCGACGAGCGCCGCTGGGCGCTCGGCGTGCTGAACACCGCCCTCGGCGGCGGCATGTCCTCCCGCCTCTTCCAGGAGGTCCGGGAAAAGCGCGGCCTGGCCTACAGCGTGTACTCGTACACCTCGGGCTTCGCCGACACCGGGCTCTTCGGCGTGTACGCGGGCTGCCGCCCGAGCCAGGTCCACGACGTGCTCCGGATCTGCCGCGGCGAACTCGACAAGGTCGTCTCCGAGGGGCTCACGGACGAGGAGATCAAGCGGGCCATCGGCCAGCTGTCCGGCTCCACCGTCCTCGGCCTGGAGGACACCGGCGCGATCATGAACCGCATCGGCAAGAGCGAGCTCTGCTGGGGCGACCAGATGTCCGTCGACGACATGCTGGCCCGGATCGCCGCCGTGACCCCGGACGACGTCCGCTCGGTCGCGCGGGACGTACTGGCCCAGAGGCCGTCGCTCGCGGTGATCGGTCCGCTGAAGGAGAAGCAGGCCGCCCGCCTCGACGAAGCGGTGGCCTGA